The Candidatus Acidiferrales bacterium genome window below encodes:
- a CDS encoding O-methyltransferase — MAGITNPAVEKYLYGILPKRDAVIAEMERYAEKHSVPIIGPAVARMIYLLAQISGARRIFEMGSAIGYSTIWLARAAGPKAEIYYTDGDPANAKRAKEYFRRAGVERRITVMTGDALKMIDRTKGLFDLIFIDVNKDQYPAALRKALPRLKSKGLLVTDNTLWSGRVTRRAKDAATRGVQEFNRAVYASKQLFPVMIPLRDGVTVCRKA; from the coding sequence ATGGCAGGGATAACGAATCCGGCAGTGGAGAAATATTTGTATGGGATTTTGCCGAAGCGCGATGCGGTGATCGCAGAAATGGAGCGTTATGCGGAGAAGCATAGCGTGCCGATCATCGGGCCGGCGGTGGCGCGAATGATTTATCTGCTGGCGCAGATTTCCGGCGCGCGGCGGATCTTCGAGATGGGGTCGGCGATCGGTTATTCGACGATCTGGCTGGCGCGCGCGGCGGGGCCGAAGGCGGAGATTTACTACACGGACGGCGATCCGGCGAATGCGAAGCGGGCGAAGGAGTATTTCCGGCGAGCGGGCGTCGAGCGGCGAATTACAGTGATGACCGGCGACGCGCTGAAGATGATTGACCGGACGAAAGGACTGTTCGATTTGATTTTCATCGACGTAAACAAGGACCAGTATCCGGCGGCACTGCGGAAGGCGCTGCCGCGGCTGAAATCGAAGGGGCTGCTGGTGACGGATAACACGCTATGGTCAGGGCGCGTGACGCGGCGCGCAAAGGACGCGGCGACGCGCGGCGTGCAGGAATTCAATCGCGCAGTATACGCGTCGAAACAATTGTTTCCGGTGATGATTCCGCTGCGCGACGGCGTGACGGTATGCCGGAAGGCATGA
- a CDS encoding proline dehydrogenase family protein, producing MLRSILLKLSQSPRLARFVIHNATSRRMARRFVAGETLDDAVSAARALNQAGRLVTLDCLGESVSTEAEARRASETYIGMFDRIAAEKLNANVSLKLTQLGLDLSESLCEDLLAQIVQHAAAQGNFVRIDMEASAYTARTIEICKRTRAKSDSVGTVLQSYLFRTEQDARDLIAARCRIRLVKGAYKEPPSVANPKKSDVDANYARVMQLLLPSGIYHAIATHDERLLDATKKFAVQKGIRNDQFEFQMLYGIRTDLQEQLVREDYRLRVYVPYGSDWFPYFMRRLAERPANLWFFLSNLFRRS from the coding sequence ATGCTCCGCTCGATTCTCCTCAAGCTCTCGCAGAGTCCGCGCCTCGCCCGCTTCGTCATTCACAACGCCACCAGCCGCCGCATGGCCCGCCGCTTCGTCGCCGGAGAAACGCTCGACGACGCCGTCTCCGCCGCTCGCGCGCTGAATCAGGCTGGCCGCCTCGTCACGCTGGACTGCCTCGGCGAAAGCGTTTCCACCGAAGCCGAAGCGCGCCGCGCCTCCGAAACTTATATCGGAATGTTCGACCGCATCGCCGCAGAAAAACTCAACGCCAATGTCTCGCTCAAGCTCACGCAGCTTGGCCTTGACCTCAGCGAATCACTCTGCGAAGACCTCCTCGCTCAAATCGTTCAGCATGCTGCGGCGCAGGGCAATTTCGTTCGCATTGATATGGAAGCTTCCGCTTACACTGCGCGTACCATCGAAATCTGCAAGCGTACCCGCGCAAAAAGCGATTCCGTCGGCACAGTTCTCCAGTCTTATCTTTTCCGCACCGAGCAAGACGCGCGCGATCTCATCGCCGCGCGCTGCCGCATCCGCCTCGTCAAGGGTGCCTACAAGGAGCCGCCCTCGGTCGCCAATCCGAAAAAATCCGATGTCGATGCCAACTACGCCCGCGTCATGCAGTTGCTGCTTCCGAGCGGCATTTATCACGCTATCGCCACACACGATGAGCGTTTGCTCGACGCCACCAAGAAATTTGCTGTGCAGAAGGGAATTCGCAACGATCAATTCGAATTTCAGATGCTCTATGGCATCCGCACCGATTTGCAGGAGCAGCTCGTCCGCGAAGACTATCGCTTGCGCGTCTACGTTCCCTATGGCTCCGACTGGTTCCCGTATTTCATGCGCCGCCTCGCCGAGCGTCCCGCCAACCTCTGGTTTTTCCTCTCCAATCTCTTCCGCCGCAGCTGA
- the trxB gene encoding thioredoxin-disulfide reductase, translated as MHKVVIIGSGCAGLTAAIYAARANLKPVIIDGFEPGGQLTLTTMVENFPGFPDGILGPELVEAMRKQSQRFGAHFHSGAVSAVALKKHPFKIEAGKEVFETETLIVAAGASARLLGLESERQLIGHGVSTCATCDGYFFRDKDIAVVGGGDTAMEEANFLTRFARKVTILHRRKDFRASKIMLDRARANPKIQFLTPVAIEDISDPAKQNVEAVALRNTETKEKSVLPISGLFVGIGHEPNTKIFRGLLDMDENGYLKTHHGSRTNIEGVFAAGDVQDKVYRQAVTAAGSGCMAAIDAEKFLEAQSH; from the coding sequence GTGCACAAAGTTGTCATCATCGGAAGCGGCTGTGCAGGGCTCACCGCTGCCATTTACGCCGCGCGCGCCAATTTGAAGCCCGTCATCATCGACGGTTTCGAGCCCGGCGGCCAGCTCACTCTTACGACCATGGTGGAAAATTTCCCCGGCTTCCCCGACGGCATTCTCGGGCCCGAACTCGTCGAAGCAATGCGCAAGCAGTCTCAGCGTTTCGGTGCACATTTTCATTCCGGTGCCGTCTCGGCCGTCGCGTTGAAGAAGCATCCGTTCAAAATTGAAGCGGGCAAGGAAGTTTTTGAAACCGAGACACTCATCGTTGCTGCCGGAGCTTCCGCGCGACTCCTCGGCCTCGAATCCGAACGCCAGCTCATCGGCCACGGTGTTTCCACTTGCGCCACGTGCGACGGCTATTTTTTCCGCGACAAGGATATCGCCGTCGTTGGCGGCGGCGACACGGCTATGGAGGAAGCGAATTTCCTCACGCGTTTTGCCAGGAAGGTCACCATTCTTCACCGCCGCAAGGATTTTCGCGCTTCGAAAATCATGCTCGATCGCGCTCGAGCCAATCCCAAAATCCAATTCCTGACGCCCGTCGCCATCGAAGACATCTCCGATCCTGCCAAACAAAATGTCGAGGCTGTCGCTCTCCGCAACACCGAAACGAAAGAGAAGTCCGTTCTTCCGATCAGCGGCCTCTTCGTCGGCATCGGCCACGAACCCAATACAAAAATCTTTCGCGGCCTCCTCGACATGGACGAAAACGGTTATCTCAAGACGCATCACGGCAGCCGCACCAACATCGAGGGCGTTTTCGCCGCCGGTGACGTTCAGGACAAGGTTTACCGTCAGGCCGTCACGGCCGCAGGTTCCGGTTGCATGGCAGCGATAGACGCGGAAAAATTCCTCGAGGCCCAATCCCACTGA
- a CDS encoding FHA domain-containing protein: MPRIVIHKSGHSSQVFELAGDRPVTIGRAKSSNIMLDDPSVSRIHAVMRTTIDGKWQIVDRESSNGVKVNGVLTKEANLRGNDEITVGIFRLRFEDSAERKLTTYGTAKLPERVAKALSEQARSAYTGSNLMVEAVGDARIAESARRMGGGARANASDKENRLLKLLERVKNELAELNSVERVTRRALEFALEIEGAERGYVMLLQEEPGKHIDFSQGGYTFQPAQIRYRMKPKDAGEELVPQLTISQSVIRQAMQASLPMLVSDGQADPRFAASKSIVRAGIQSAMCAPLGIGKKLRGLLYVDNLSRRGMFTVDDLNAFAVIAVQAGLAIDRSRGHNSQTTEKNTSKS, from the coding sequence ATGCCTCGCATCGTGATTCACAAGAGCGGACACAGCTCGCAAGTGTTTGAGCTCGCCGGCGACCGACCAGTGACGATCGGGCGGGCGAAATCGAGCAATATCATGCTCGATGATCCGAGCGTTTCACGGATCCACGCCGTGATGCGCACGACAATCGATGGGAAATGGCAAATCGTTGACCGCGAGAGCTCAAACGGCGTGAAAGTGAACGGCGTGCTGACAAAGGAAGCGAACCTGCGCGGAAATGACGAAATTACGGTGGGTATTTTCCGGCTGCGGTTCGAGGATTCGGCGGAAAGAAAACTGACCACCTACGGAACGGCGAAACTGCCGGAACGAGTAGCGAAAGCGCTCAGCGAGCAGGCACGATCGGCATATACGGGATCGAATCTGATGGTAGAGGCAGTAGGCGATGCGCGTATCGCGGAGAGCGCACGGCGGATGGGCGGCGGAGCGCGCGCGAACGCATCCGATAAGGAAAATCGATTGCTAAAGCTGCTGGAGCGCGTGAAAAACGAACTGGCGGAATTGAACTCTGTCGAACGGGTGACACGGCGGGCGCTGGAGTTTGCGCTGGAAATCGAGGGCGCGGAGCGCGGGTACGTGATGCTACTGCAAGAGGAACCCGGGAAGCACATTGATTTCAGCCAAGGCGGATACACTTTCCAGCCAGCGCAAATCCGCTACCGAATGAAGCCGAAGGACGCAGGCGAAGAGCTCGTGCCGCAGCTCACGATTTCACAGAGCGTCATCCGGCAGGCGATGCAAGCGAGTTTGCCGATGCTGGTTTCCGACGGACAAGCAGATCCGCGATTTGCCGCGAGCAAGAGCATCGTGCGCGCGGGAATCCAGTCAGCGATGTGCGCACCGCTGGGAATCGGGAAGAAACTGCGCGGGCTGCTGTATGTGGACAATCTTTCGCGGCGGGGAATGTTCACGGTGGATGATTTGAACGCGTTCGCCGTGATTGCCGTGCAGGCAGGCCTGGCGATTGACCGTAGCCGAGGGCACAACAGCCAAACAACGGAAAAAAACACGAGCAAAAGCTGA
- the mscL gene encoding large conductance mechanosensitive channel protein MscL, whose amino-acid sequence MLKEFKEFAMKGNVLDMAIGIIIGAAFGRIVTSLVSDVIMPPIGLILGKVDFNSLFLNISGTSYPTLTAARAAGAATINYGMFLNTVIDFLVVAFVIFLLVRQVNRWTKKPEPAAAPTTKDCPYCLSKIPVKASKCAYCTAQVAA is encoded by the coding sequence ATGCTGAAAGAATTCAAAGAATTCGCGATGAAGGGGAACGTGCTGGACATGGCCATCGGTATCATCATCGGCGCGGCGTTTGGGAGGATTGTGACATCGCTGGTGAGTGACGTAATCATGCCGCCGATCGGGCTGATCCTGGGCAAAGTGGATTTCAACAGCCTGTTCCTGAACATTTCAGGGACGAGTTATCCGACGCTGACTGCTGCGAGGGCCGCAGGCGCGGCGACGATCAATTATGGGATGTTCTTGAATACGGTGATCGATTTTCTGGTCGTCGCATTCGTGATTTTCCTCTTAGTGCGGCAAGTGAACCGCTGGACGAAGAAGCCAGAGCCCGCTGCGGCGCCAACGACGAAGGATTGCCCGTACTGCCTGTCGAAGATTCCCGTGAAAGCATCGAAATGCGCGTATTGCACGGCGCAAGTGGCGGCATGA
- a CDS encoding APC family permease, which yields MLSFISFWRAGAIVLNDLASSAYYAGGDAEQVIGKSAPWFILAVMLLSYCVSLIYVESCSMFVRGGVYRVVKEAMGGTLAKFSVSALMFDYVLTGPVSAVAAGQYIVGLANDFFQYRHMHIFLPANATSMLIGIIVTFYFWWQNIKGIPESSEKALRIMYLTTVMVVVLIAWCCYTIWVRGVHFPPAPLPQNMILGKDALGWLANWRFAHTVTLIAIFVGLGHSVLAMSGEETLAQVYREIEHPKLANLKKTALLIVVYSLFFTALVSIFAVMIIPDSVRPHFFENLIGGLAMNLQGPFALRLAFHAFVVIVGMLILSGAVNTAIVGSNGVLSRVSEDGVLTDWFRAPHRRYGTTHRIITSVAVLQIITILISRGDFAFLGNLYAFGVTWSFAMKGLAVLVLRYTHPQDREYRVPLNFTIAGKEIPLGLGVITLILFLIAFINLFTKPEATIAGVIFSVILYVAFVLSERSVRKRQGTTHAAELDQFNLAQENDLTPANLGVRPTNVLVPVSNYYALYHLHSLLTRLKTDEQDVVVLHIRLLRRAASGEYDLKPDQLFSTIEQLLFTKVLAIAEKEGKPVRLAVAAANDLWEGILRSASNLQSSSIVVGSSSKMTLAEQAREVGLAWEHMPEPRPRLSLDIVTAAGDEHVFYLGPHAPHLTPKEIDLLHDIWLRLSDELKGQEIHHHDIVHFALTELEREVAEGQGEAVLERLRQHLQEIKDRRSTIS from the coding sequence ATGCTCAGTTTCATCTCCTTTTGGCGTGCTGGTGCCATCGTCCTCAACGACCTCGCTTCCTCCGCATATTACGCCGGCGGTGACGCCGAGCAGGTCATCGGCAAGTCCGCTCCCTGGTTCATACTTGCCGTAATGCTGCTTTCCTACTGCGTTTCGCTCATCTATGTCGAAAGTTGCAGCATGTTCGTCCGTGGCGGCGTGTATCGTGTCGTCAAGGAAGCGATGGGTGGCACGCTGGCCAAGTTCTCTGTCTCCGCGCTAATGTTCGATTACGTCCTCACAGGCCCGGTCAGCGCTGTCGCAGCGGGACAATACATCGTCGGTCTTGCCAACGATTTCTTTCAGTACCGCCACATGCACATCTTTCTGCCCGCCAACGCCACATCCATGCTCATCGGCATCATCGTAACGTTCTATTTCTGGTGGCAGAACATCAAGGGCATTCCCGAATCGAGCGAAAAAGCTCTGCGCATCATGTATCTGACCACGGTCATGGTTGTGGTCCTCATTGCGTGGTGCTGCTATACGATCTGGGTTCGCGGGGTGCATTTTCCGCCTGCCCCGTTGCCGCAAAATATGATTCTTGGCAAGGATGCGTTGGGCTGGCTTGCGAATTGGCGTTTCGCCCACACCGTGACTCTCATCGCCATCTTCGTCGGCTTGGGCCACTCCGTTTTGGCCATGAGCGGTGAGGAAACGCTCGCGCAGGTCTATCGCGAAATCGAGCATCCCAAGCTTGCCAATCTCAAGAAAACCGCGCTGCTCATCGTCGTGTATAGCTTGTTCTTTACCGCGCTCGTTTCCATCTTCGCGGTAATGATCATTCCCGATTCCGTCCGCCCGCACTTTTTCGAAAATTTGATTGGCGGCCTTGCCATGAATTTGCAGGGTCCATTCGCCTTGCGCCTCGCGTTCCATGCGTTCGTCGTCATCGTCGGCATGTTGATTCTTTCCGGTGCGGTCAACACCGCGATTGTCGGCTCCAACGGCGTGCTCAGCCGAGTTTCTGAGGACGGTGTCCTTACCGATTGGTTTCGCGCGCCGCATCGCCGTTACGGAACCACCCATCGCATCATCACCAGTGTCGCCGTTCTTCAGATCATCACCATTCTCATCAGTCGCGGAGATTTCGCTTTTCTCGGCAACCTTTATGCTTTCGGCGTCACGTGGAGTTTCGCCATGAAAGGCTTGGCCGTTCTCGTCCTCCGCTACACCCATCCTCAAGATCGCGAATATCGCGTCCCTCTCAACTTCACCATTGCCGGAAAAGAAATCCCTCTCGGTCTCGGTGTTATCACTCTCATCCTTTTCCTCATCGCGTTCATCAATCTCTTCACCAAGCCTGAAGCGACCATCGCCGGCGTCATTTTCTCAGTGATCCTCTATGTTGCTTTTGTGCTTTCCGAACGCAGCGTCCGCAAGCGGCAGGGAACTACCCACGCCGCCGAACTCGACCAGTTCAATCTCGCTCAGGAAAATGATCTCACTCCCGCCAACCTCGGCGTCCGTCCCACCAACGTCCTTGTCCCCGTCAGCAACTATTACGCTCTGTACCATCTTCATTCTCTTCTTACGCGCCTGAAAACCGATGAGCAGGATGTCGTCGTCCTGCATATTCGCCTGTTGCGTCGCGCAGCTTCCGGCGAATATGACCTCAAACCCGATCAGCTTTTCAGCACCATCGAGCAGTTGCTCTTCACCAAAGTGCTGGCGATCGCCGAAAAGGAAGGCAAGCCGGTGCGTCTCGCTGTTGCCGCTGCCAATGATTTGTGGGAAGGCATCCTGCGCAGCGCTTCAAACCTGCAATCCTCTTCAATCGTGGTCGGCAGTTCTTCGAAGATGACTCTGGCCGAGCAAGCGCGCGAAGTCGGCCTCGCCTGGGAGCACATGCCCGAGCCGCGCCCACGGCTCTCTCTCGACATCGTTACCGCCGCTGGAGACGAGCATGTTTTCTACCTTGGTCCGCACGCGCCTCACCTCACCCCCAAGGAAATCGATCTTCTCCACGATATATGGTTGCGCCTAAGTGACGAACTGAAAGGCCAGGAAATCCACCATCACGACATCGTTCATTTCGCCCTCACGGAACTCGAGCGCGAAGTCGCCGAAGGTCAGGGCGAAGCGGTCCTCGAGCGTCTTCGCCAGCATCTTCAGGAAATCAAGGACCGCCGTTCCACCATCTCCTAG
- a CDS encoding DUF971 domain-containing protein, whose protein sequence is MPIPLDIRKKPIDVKVHVSTGTGIDITWSDAHSSHYAFAYLREHCPCATCKEGHGEHARGGSGTDSVSSALPMFKPKVSARSAAAVGSYAVQIEFTDGHATGIFSFEHLREICPCDVCGHEFRAGQRA, encoded by the coding sequence ATGCCCATTCCTCTCGACATTCGCAAGAAACCAATCGATGTGAAAGTTCATGTTTCCACAGGCACCGGAATAGACATCACTTGGTCCGACGCCCATTCAAGTCACTACGCTTTTGCCTATCTCAGGGAGCACTGTCCCTGCGCCACATGCAAGGAAGGCCACGGCGAACATGCCCGGGGCGGCTCGGGTACGGACTCTGTCTCGTCCGCCCTGCCCATGTTTAAGCCTAAGGTTTCTGCACGGTCTGCCGCCGCCGTGGGCAGTTACGCCGTGCAAATCGAATTCACCGACGGCCACGCTACAGGCATCTTCAGCTTTGAGCATCTCCGCGAGATTTGCCCGTGCGATGTCTGCGGCCACGAATTCCGCGCCGGACAGCGCGCGTGA
- a CDS encoding ATP-binding cassette domain-containing protein — protein MALVEVANLKKRFGDVRALDDISFTIESGEWIAIMGPSGSGKTTLINILGGLDTPTEGRAVVDTVDVGRLDEAALTRFRSEKIGFVFQQFHLVPYLTAVENVMLAQYFHSTTDETEAAEALRRVGLGERLAHLPSQLSGGEQQRVAVARALINHPKLILADEPTGNLDETNEETVIRLLRDLHSEGHTILMVTHDPSIGGLADRRIELAHGRLAQITVYSSEDEARFDHVLEELWLCAEIGRRAKLTRFHSLDADPERTIQRLAVLGLVTVQDSEVDLTDRGTRRARDVVRRRRLAERLFTDTFSIANAEADSQACKFEHIISPELDERICSFLGHPKTCPHGRPIPPGPCCASAGSTVNKSS, from the coding sequence GTGGCACTCGTCGAAGTCGCAAACCTGAAAAAACGCTTTGGCGACGTACGTGCGCTTGACGACATTTCTTTCACCATCGAGTCCGGCGAGTGGATTGCCATTATGGGCCCATCCGGCTCTGGTAAGACCACGCTAATCAACATTCTCGGTGGCCTCGATACTCCTACCGAGGGCCGCGCCGTTGTTGATACAGTTGACGTCGGTCGCCTCGATGAGGCTGCCCTAACTCGATTCCGCTCCGAAAAAATTGGATTCGTCTTTCAGCAATTCCACCTCGTCCCCTATCTTACGGCCGTCGAGAATGTCATGCTGGCACAGTATTTTCACAGCACGACGGATGAAACTGAAGCCGCCGAGGCTCTCCGCCGCGTTGGCCTCGGCGAGCGCCTCGCGCATCTTCCATCCCAGCTCTCTGGAGGTGAACAGCAGCGCGTCGCCGTTGCTCGCGCGCTCATCAATCATCCCAAATTGATTCTCGCGGATGAACCCACTGGTAATCTTGATGAAACGAACGAAGAAACGGTCATTCGCCTCTTGCGAGATCTCCACAGTGAGGGCCATACGATTCTCATGGTCACCCATGATCCGTCCATCGGCGGTCTTGCCGATCGCCGCATCGAACTCGCTCATGGCCGCCTCGCGCAAATCACCGTATATTCCTCGGAAGATGAAGCGCGTTTCGATCATGTCCTCGAAGAGCTGTGGCTTTGTGCGGAGATTGGTAGGCGTGCCAAACTCACCCGTTTCCATTCGCTGGATGCCGACCCCGAGCGCACGATTCAGCGCCTCGCCGTTCTTGGTCTCGTCACCGTACAAGATTCTGAAGTTGATTTGACCGATCGTGGCACTCGCCGCGCCCGCGATGTCGTCCGTCGCCGTCGTCTCGCAGAGCGCCTCTTCACCGATACATTTTCCATCGCCAATGCAGAAGCCGATTCACAAGCCTGCAAATTCGAGCACATTATCAGTCCGGAGCTCGACGAGCGGATCTGCTCCTTCCTCGGCCATCCGAAGACGTGCCCTCACGGTCGCCCAATCCCCCCCGGCCCCTGCTGTGCTTCGGCGGGATCCACCGTAAACAAAAGCTCTTGA
- a CDS encoding FtsX-like permease family protein: MFKRLLFHLLRGNRVRFIVALLALTSGGAVISALLNLDLDINRKLSQEFRSLGANLIISASNAGASTLDSSVLFGESAMQTVAQTKLPGLVASPYLYLVANANSKTGQNVVVAGTWLDAVTRIEPWWKIAGDSSLSRGDLTDCFVGRNASRSLGLTPGSSVQLFYQGRSARFTVAGVIDAGGSEDSQIFVNLSVAQQLASLDNKIQLIQLSVPGSASQVRAAALRLQSAFSSLEVKPIPQITEAEGRLLARIRFLIFSTGLLILVLTALCVLATMAALAMERRKDVGLMKALGGSIQRVVRLFLAEVGVLASIGGVAGYALGMALSVWMGHRVFGASISPRWEVLPVTVILMLFVALAGALPLRLLGNVRPAVILRGD, from the coding sequence GTGTTCAAGCGGCTTTTATTTCATCTCCTCCGCGGCAATCGAGTTCGTTTCATTGTTGCGCTTCTCGCGCTCACCAGTGGCGGTGCGGTTATTTCCGCGCTCCTGAATCTCGATCTCGACATCAATCGTAAACTATCTCAGGAATTCCGTTCCCTCGGTGCGAATCTCATCATATCTGCATCGAACGCTGGCGCGTCCACCCTCGATAGTTCCGTTCTTTTCGGCGAATCTGCCATGCAAACGGTTGCACAGACGAAATTGCCGGGCCTCGTCGCTTCTCCGTATCTCTATCTTGTCGCAAATGCAAATTCGAAGACCGGCCAAAATGTCGTCGTCGCCGGCACATGGCTCGACGCTGTCACGCGGATCGAGCCGTGGTGGAAAATCGCGGGCGATTCGTCGCTTTCGCGCGGCGATCTTACGGACTGCTTCGTTGGGCGTAATGCCAGCCGGAGCCTCGGTCTTACTCCAGGAAGCTCAGTTCAACTGTTCTATCAAGGCCGCAGCGCGCGGTTCACTGTCGCTGGTGTCATTGACGCAGGAGGGTCGGAAGACAGCCAGATTTTTGTCAATCTTTCCGTCGCGCAGCAGCTTGCTTCGCTGGACAATAAAATCCAACTGATTCAGTTAAGCGTTCCTGGCTCTGCAAGTCAGGTTCGTGCCGCCGCCTTGCGTCTTCAATCGGCCTTTTCGTCGCTTGAGGTTAAGCCCATTCCGCAAATCACAGAGGCCGAGGGCAGGCTTCTTGCACGCATTCGCTTTCTAATTTTCTCCACCGGCTTGCTCATTCTCGTCCTCACCGCGCTCTGTGTGCTGGCTACGATGGCCGCTTTGGCGATGGAACGCCGCAAGGATGTCGGCCTGATGAAAGCCCTTGGGGGCTCGATTCAAAGAGTGGTGCGTTTGTTTCTTGCCGAAGTCGGCGTCCTTGCGTCCATCGGCGGAGTGGCCGGTTACGCGCTCGGAATGGCGCTCTCCGTTTGGATGGGGCATCGCGTTTTTGGTGCAAGTATTTCGCCGCGCTGGGAAGTTTTGCCCGTAACCGTTATCTTGATGTTGTTTGTCGCTCTCGCTGGCGCGCTGCCTCTGCGCTTGCTCGGCAATGTTCGTCCGGCCGTAATCTTAAGAGGAGACTGA
- a CDS encoding ABC transporter permease: protein MFVRLLRESFTRNPRRKLLTGIALVLGMTVATATFTVAVDVGDQLAREFRSLGANLLITPQADTLPVEIGGVDYRPVDQGAYLPVSDLPKLKEIFWRHNILGFTPFLDVPVTGAIAHNAGPPQNFPAMLVGTWYSHAVPLADGTTFTTGASFTHPWWKISGQWFADGSKNCVVGALLAKTEEISIGDVLNLSASGRASASTVTGIITTGDAEDNAIVCPLVVAQDLAAKPDEFRQVLVSALTKPADALAIKDPNSMTPTEFDRWYCSPYISSIGHQIQQVLPGTQVQTIRRVAETEGRILSRVSLLLWIVTIAALIAVALAVGATSATTAIERRAEVALMKALGATNFLVSGLFVSEQLLLAIVGGGIGFLFGAGLARQLGETVFGVATSPRLVVLPVILIAAALVALIGSWIPLHRAANVSPAPILRGE from the coding sequence ATGTTCGTGCGCCTGCTCCGCGAATCCTTCACGCGCAATCCTCGCCGTAAGCTCCTCACGGGGATTGCGCTCGTCCTTGGCATGACTGTCGCCACCGCTACGTTCACTGTTGCCGTGGACGTTGGCGATCAGCTCGCGCGGGAATTCCGTAGTCTCGGCGCGAACCTGCTCATCACACCACAGGCAGACACACTTCCCGTTGAGATTGGAGGAGTCGACTATCGCCCGGTCGATCAAGGCGCGTACCTTCCCGTGTCAGATTTGCCCAAACTCAAGGAAATTTTTTGGCGGCACAATATTCTCGGTTTCACACCGTTTCTGGACGTGCCCGTTACGGGCGCTATCGCGCACAACGCCGGGCCTCCGCAGAATTTTCCCGCCATGCTCGTTGGCACGTGGTACAGCCACGCTGTGCCCCTCGCAGACGGCACAACCTTCACCACTGGCGCAAGCTTCACACATCCATGGTGGAAGATCAGCGGTCAGTGGTTCGCCGACGGTTCAAAGAATTGCGTTGTTGGCGCTTTACTCGCGAAGACGGAAGAAATCTCCATCGGTGACGTTCTTAATCTCAGTGCTTCGGGCCGCGCGTCGGCTTCCACCGTTACCGGAATCATCACGACTGGCGACGCGGAAGACAACGCTATCGTTTGCCCGCTCGTGGTTGCGCAGGATTTGGCCGCCAAGCCCGATGAGTTTCGCCAGGTCCTTGTCAGCGCCCTCACAAAGCCCGCCGACGCGCTCGCCATCAAAGATCCCAATTCGATGACGCCGACAGAGTTTGACCGCTGGTATTGTTCGCCTTATATCTCCTCGATTGGCCATCAGATTCAGCAGGTTCTCCCTGGAACGCAGGTGCAAACGATTCGCCGTGTTGCCGAAACCGAGGGCCGCATTCTCTCTCGTGTTAGCCTGCTCCTCTGGATCGTGACCATTGCTGCGTTGATTGCCGTCGCTTTGGCAGTTGGGGCCACTTCCGCGACCACGGCGATTGAGCGCCGCGCGGAAGTCGCATTGATGAAAGCCCTCGGCGCGACCAATTTTCTCGTCAGCGGTCTTTTTGTGAGTGAACAGTTGCTTCTTGCGATTGTCGGCGGAGGCATCGGTTTTTTGTTCGGTGCGGGGCTCGCGCGTCAACTCGGCGAAACCGTCTTCGGTGTCGCTACATCTCCGCGCTTGGTTGTATTGCCCGTAATCCTCATCGCCGCCGCTCTGGTTGCCTTGATCGGGAGCTGGATTCCCCTTCATCGCGCCGCGAACGTTTCTCCTGCGCCGATTCTGAGAGGCGAATAG